The region ACACGGATTTGATTAAAAATAGAGGATTTGGTAAAGAACTTAAACAAGATAGGTTTCTAAAAAATGAATTGAATGTAGAGAATTATAAAGACCTTACAACAGAACAAAAAGTAAATAAAATATTAAGCATTGTACAGAGTAGAGTCAAATGGAATAATGAATATAGTCTTTTTGCTCAGAATGGGATTAAACCTACATATTATAAAGGTGTTGGGAATAATGCAGATATCAATCTTTTATTAACTGCGATGTTAAGATATGTGGGAGTAAAAGCAAATCCTGTATTAATCAGTACTAGAAGTAATGGAGTAAAGACAGTATGGCAACGCAATTTTTATAATCATATAATTGTTGCTGTTGAGGTGAATAATCTAGTTTATCTTGTAGATGCTATTAATCCTCATACAGCATTAAACATTTTGACTCCAGAAGATCTAAACGGAAAAGGAACAATTATTTATGACAATGCACAGATTGCAGAAGTAGACTTAATGCCTAGATTTGTTTCTAGTTTAAATAAGAAGTTTTTAATGACACTTAATGCAAATGGGACTATATCAGGGCAAGTAATTGAGAATTATAATAACTATGAAGCATTAAACTTCCGTACAGTGTATGACGGTAGTGAATGGAGATTAGGAAAATGGTTTGAGAGTCAACACTTCGGATTGGCTGTAAACGATATTAAAGTATATGATTCGAAAGACAATACTAAAGATGTTCGAGTAGTATATTCATTTTCTAAAAATAATGGTACAATTGTATTTAATAATAAGTTGTTTGTAAGTCCATTTCAATTTTATCCATTATTAGAAAACCCATTTAGTAATGAAAAACGTTCTAACCCTATTTATATTGGTTATCCTGAATTAGATAATTACCAAGTAGCGATTAATATTCCAGACGGGTATCAAGTAACAGAGTTACCGAAAGGAATAAGTATGAAAATCGAGGACTCAGGATTAGAATTACAAACCAAATTTGAACAAAAGGAGAATCAGATAATTTGTACTTTAGTCTTTGTAAAAGCAAAAGGATGTATTGATACAAAAGACTATGACAGTGTGAGAAATGTGTATGTTCAATTATTAGAACAGTTAAAAACACAAGTTACATTAGAGAAGAAATAAAAATAAGGCTACCTGATTCAGGTAGCCTTATTCAATTATTATTAGTAAAGAGAAAAATAAAGTGGAGCAATAACTACTTGTTATTTTATTGAGGTGTGAGTATAAATACTCCATAGGTAGAGGTATTAAATATAGATTTTGAAATCTCTTTAATGTCCTCAGGAGTTATGCTATTTAGTATTTCATCATAATTATTAAAGTCTTCAAGAGAACCAAAGTTTAATTGAGTTTCTCTAAGCTTTTCTACCCATTGGAATGTACTTGTATCTGTTAGATGTAAGCGTTTATTATTCAGAATCGTTAATTTCATCTGTTCTAATTCTGGCTTTGAGATACTTTTTGTCTGTAGAGAGTGAATCACTTCTTTAGCTAAGTTCTCTAGTTTGTCTATGTCAGTTAGAGCAGTTGAGAAGAATAAACTAACAGATGTTCTAGGCTCAGGGTAAACTTCTACATCTAGAGCTGAATAAGGAGAATATACTAATCCTTCTTTTTCTCTTGATAGTGTTAAGAACTGGTTGTTAAACATCTCTCTTACGATATGAGCCATCATGCTCTCTTTTAGAGTAGGTTTAATTGTTCCATTGAATACTATTGTCACATCAGGTCTTTCGATATCATTACTCGTTAGCGTAGCTCGTGTTATTTCTTCTTTTACGAAAGCCTTAGATGAGTTAGTCTTGTTTTTATCTCCTTGCTTTGGAGAATTATTTAAAGCACCGAAGTAAGCGATCGCCTTCTTCTTGATGTCATCTGTATCAAAATTCCCTGCGATAAGTACATACACCTCCTCTAGATTAGCAAAAGATTGGTTGTACAAGGTAAAGAAGCTATCTAGATTAACTTTCTTCCAGTCTTCTATTGTTGTTAGCTCTTCAGAGAATAAACTACCTCCCTTTTTATATTCTTCTATTTGATGTCCTATTTTGATAGCAGGATTATCTAATAAAGTAGAAGACTTAGTAGTTGTATCTATAGAAGAGATGCTTTCCTCTATATACTCTTTAAAATCCTGTTGAGGTGTGATATAGTCATATACCTTTCTATACGTCCATTCAAAAAGGTCTTTGCTATTCCCTTTTCGCGATGAGGTATTGATAATACTAGCATCCTTATTTATACTAACGAGTGTAGATATTTCTCTATCAGATCCCGCTTGCATATACCCATCATTCGTAAAACCATGTATCCAAGAAGAGTCTATAAAATACCCAGCATCTTGATAATATTTTTGTTCAGATGTAGGTATTTGATTTAACCCATTTCTTGTGAACAATGTCATGATATAATTATCATCTGTTGCCTTCGTTGGTTTAATACCTATGCGTAGCCCATTTGCTAATGTTAGTTCTGTAAGGTTGATATCCGTATATAGATGTTCTTTTACTGCTATATCTGTTGTAGCTTTTTGTATTGGCGGCATTGTTATCCAGTGAAATGAACCACGTGGTCTTTCGTGCGTCTTCTTTTGTTTAGCAGATTTGAATACTAATGTTTTTGTACTTCCTTCATTCCAATACTTGTTTAGTTCATCAGCAGAGTCTATTGAAAACAAACTATCATTATATGTAAGTAGATATAGGTTCTTTTGATCAGTAGACCATGTACTACTGTGTTTACTTTCTATATCTTTTGTGGTGATAGTAGGGAGTAACTCAGTTAGTAAAGCATGTCTATCTATAGAAGATAAGTAGTGACTATTCACTACGACCTGATCAATATAAGCATTGGTGATATAAGCAATATCTTCGTCTTCAGAAGGAACAGAATGATTCAGTAGATGTTGCTTATAATGTTCAAGCTCTTTTTTGTGAATACCTTTTACAGACATTGTGTTTAATGTACTAGCTACTAAGCTTATGCGGTTCTGTAATTCTTCTTCTGACTTAGCTTGTATTTCTATAGCATTTTCATTTTTATTAGGTAGATACCATAGACTGTGAGCAGTAGCAGTGCTTTTGCTCATAGACAGTTTCTTATTGATCCATTGTTTATAGATTTGTTCTATAAGTTGTTGTCTGTAATCTTCTTTAGAAGCTAAGAAAGGTGCTTCTGTAAAGCGTACTATTTCTAATTTATTAGAATTTATAGTCGTATTGCTCTGTTTTTCTAGTAAGTTAGTATAGACAGGGCTAAAAGTGTTTTCGCTCTGTTTTCTATCTAGATTCGACTGTCCTTTAAAAGAACCAAAGTATTTGTTTATTTGCTCTACAGCATCTTTAGTGTTCACATTACCTACTATGATTACAGTGGCTAGAGCAGGATTATACCATCGTTTATAGAATGCTCTAAGCTTTATAGGATCTAGATTTAGAATCTCTTTTTCAGTAGCGATAGGCAATCTATCTAAGTGAGGAGTACCTTCTAGTTTTTTGCGGTTAAATAAAGGCTCTGTACCAAAGTCTTTAATCTCTTGGATAACGATTCTTCGTTCTTTTTCTATTCCCTCATCATTGAGATGTGACTTTCCTAAGAAGTTCGCTAGTATATTTATAGCTAAATCCTGTTGTTTGATATCTAAGAGAGACAGATCATATACGGTACGCTCATAAGTAGTATAAGCGTTGATATCTCTCCCAAACTGATAGCCTAAACGCTGTAATGTATCAATGGCTTGTCTACCTGGGAAGTCATCACTACCGTTAAAGATCATATGTTCTAAGAAATGAGCAAATCCTTTTTCATCATCGCGTTCTTGTAGTGATCCTACATTTAAGACTAGACGATATTCTGTCTTCTGTTGAGGTATAGGATGGATGATATAGTTTAGCCCATTGTCTAATGTTCCATAAATTGCTTTTTCTGCTTTAGGTAATGGAGAAAAAGTACCTTGCCCTGCTACAAGCAGAGGGCAAAGTACTAAAGCAAAGAAATATAGTATTTGAGTACGTTTCATTATTTTAATTTGTATTCTGTTTTAACTTGGATATATCCATCAGCATTGTTATGAATGAATATAAACTCAAAAGTAAACTTACTATCTGTCAGTTTAGCTTTTGATTCTTTCCAAGTATAATTGTCATAATCGTCTTCTATTATTTGATCTACATTGATATGGTCAATCGGATTAAGAGAACCTCCCATTTCATAGTTTTCGGTAGCCATTAAATCTCCTGCATCTAGTAGTTTTTTAAATCTATCCCAAGCAGAATATTTAAACTCAAAAGGCACAGCTAGATATTCATCATTATATAAGTTCTTTAGTGTTGATATAAAAGATACTTCTTTAGTATTAATATCTATGGCGATATGGTTAAGTGTCACCTCAAATGACTCTGTAGAAGTACGTGTTAATCCTACAGATTTCATTACTTCTTTGTTTTGTGGAGGAGCATCAGGTCCAGGGTTATTCCAAAACTCTAAATCATCAATAGTTAAGTCTCTAAACATTTTGTAGAAATAAGCCTCCAGCCCCATAGCATTAGAGGTCATTTTAAGAACAGGTTTATCTGTTGTGGCTAATTCGCTTAGTGTTATTATCGTCTTACCTGTTAGAATAGTAGTATAAGGTAGGTTAAATACTTCTTGTACGCCCCCTCCAGGATATTTAACCTCTGTAGTGACATCTATTTCTCCTAGTAGAGGATATAAATCCAGTCCTTTCTCTTTATAACCGTCTAATAAAGCAATCTGTTCTTTCGTTAGCTCATCTATAACACTCAAGGGTAATACTGTAAAAACAAGAGGTTTTTCTAAAGGAATAGTTGTATTGTTTTCTACTAAATTTAGTTTTATTCTTTTTGCTTCAGTGATAGTACGAGCTGTTTTACTTTTAAGGGTAAGTATTGCTTTCTTCTCACCTGGAGCAAAGGTGATAGTTTGATTCTTTAATTCTAAAATATCTTTGCCTTGCTCTTGATTATCTTCCAGACCAAAAGTTAAAGAGATGGTCTTATCTGTTTTTTTAACTAGTAATACTTCTATAGAGATTTCATCCTCGCCATTGTTTTTTAGTACCGTGTTTTGGGTAGATAGATGAATTTTATTTTCACCTAGGTATTCTTTAGTAACCCCATCATCCTTACTACAGCTACTTAAAGATAGTGTAGTTAGTAGTAGGATAGTGAATGAATTTATTATATGTTTAAAACTTGTTTTCATTTTGTTTTGTTTATTTGAATGAAGGCCAGCCTTTGTTTTGTTGAACATTGCTATTATATCTCAATTCATTCATGGGTATTGGCCATGTCCAGCGATAGTCATTAGGTTCTATCTTGATAATGATAGTATTGTTATCTTCTTTTTTTCGTTCTATGGGTGTATTCCATCGTTTT is a window of Myroides oncorhynchi DNA encoding:
- a CDS encoding DUF3857 domain-containing protein codes for the protein MNKIFYLSLSLFILLSSAVYAQDFLGKVTVTELAEPRNTSFPNAKAVVLNEEIQVEFEYDYEYGFRVNETVSRKIKLYDNSAKEQLSFSIPYAPKGYSKEDLTITVSNIYRLIGGKVVKEKSAKETLSDIDKGNWREKGVSYDSAKAGDIIEYTYTKTTSYIDELPEWYIQNDLPKESATYTVFFPEYFSYSIVQKGDVKLKEQDFPMRIDLKGLNRTFVSSGVNAIQKVFTAKSVPAYEVEPFLNNPSNYISSVRFDLQQVQFPGNSAEKVMQTEKEFYTDLIKNRGFGKELKQDRFLKNELNVENYKDLTTEQKVNKILSIVQSRVKWNNEYSLFAQNGIKPTYYKGVGNNADINLLLTAMLRYVGVKANPVLISTRSNGVKTVWQRNFYNHIIVAVEVNNLVYLVDAINPHTALNILTPEDLNGKGTIIYDNAQIAEVDLMPRFVSSLNKKFLMTLNANGTISGQVIENYNNYEALNFRTVYDGSEWRLGKWFESQHFGLAVNDIKVYDSKDNTKDVRVVYSFSKNNGTIVFNNKLFVSPFQFYPLLENPFSNEKRSNPIYIGYPELDNYQVAINIPDGYQVTELPKGISMKIEDSGLELQTKFEQKENQIICTLVFVKAKGCIDTKDYDSVRNVYVQLLEQLKTQVTLEKK
- a CDS encoding M16 family metallopeptidase, which produces MKRTQILYFFALVLCPLLVAGQGTFSPLPKAEKAIYGTLDNGLNYIIHPIPQQKTEYRLVLNVGSLQERDDEKGFAHFLEHMIFNGSDDFPGRQAIDTLQRLGYQFGRDINAYTTYERTVYDLSLLDIKQQDLAINILANFLGKSHLNDEGIEKERRIVIQEIKDFGTEPLFNRKKLEGTPHLDRLPIATEKEILNLDPIKLRAFYKRWYNPALATVIIVGNVNTKDAVEQINKYFGSFKGQSNLDRKQSENTFSPVYTNLLEKQSNTTINSNKLEIVRFTEAPFLASKEDYRQQLIEQIYKQWINKKLSMSKSTATAHSLWYLPNKNENAIEIQAKSEEELQNRISLVASTLNTMSVKGIHKKELEHYKQHLLNHSVPSEDEDIAYITNAYIDQVVVNSHYLSSIDRHALLTELLPTITTKDIESKHSSTWSTDQKNLYLLTYNDSLFSIDSADELNKYWNEGSTKTLVFKSAKQKKTHERPRGSFHWITMPPIQKATTDIAVKEHLYTDINLTELTLANGLRIGIKPTKATDDNYIMTLFTRNGLNQIPTSEQKYYQDAGYFIDSSWIHGFTNDGYMQAGSDREISTLVSINKDASIINTSSRKGNSKDLFEWTYRKVYDYITPQQDFKEYIEESISSIDTTTKSSTLLDNPAIKIGHQIEEYKKGGSLFSEELTTIEDWKKVNLDSFFTLYNQSFANLEEVYVLIAGNFDTDDIKKKAIAYFGALNNSPKQGDKNKTNSSKAFVKEEITRATLTSNDIERPDVTIVFNGTIKPTLKESMMAHIVREMFNNQFLTLSREKEGLVYSPYSALDVEVYPEPRTSVSLFFSTALTDIDKLENLAKEVIHSLQTKSISKPELEQMKLTILNNKRLHLTDTSTFQWVEKLRETQLNFGSLEDFNNYDEILNSITPEDIKEISKSIFNTSTYGVFILTPQ
- a CDS encoding DUF4929 family protein, whose product is MKTSFKHIINSFTILLLTTLSLSSCSKDDGVTKEYLGENKIHLSTQNTVLKNNGEDEISIEVLLVKKTDKTISLTFGLEDNQEQGKDILELKNQTITFAPGEKKAILTLKSKTARTITEAKRIKLNLVENNTTIPLEKPLVFTVLPLSVIDELTKEQIALLDGYKEKGLDLYPLLGEIDVTTEVKYPGGGVQEVFNLPYTTILTGKTIITLSELATTDKPVLKMTSNAMGLEAYFYKMFRDLTIDDLEFWNNPGPDAPPQNKEVMKSVGLTRTSTESFEVTLNHIAIDINTKEVSFISTLKNLYNDEYLAVPFEFKYSAWDRFKKLLDAGDLMATENYEMGGSLNPIDHINVDQIIEDDYDNYTWKESKAKLTDSKFTFEFIFIHNNADGYIQVKTEYKLK